From Quercus lobata isolate SW786 chromosome 1, ValleyOak3.0 Primary Assembly, whole genome shotgun sequence, one genomic window encodes:
- the LOC115988749 gene encoding L-ascorbate peroxidase, cytosolic-like produces the protein MTKQYPSVSAEYQKTVEKARRKLRGLIAEKHCAPLMLRIAWHSAGTFDQKTKTGGPFGTMKQAAELSHGANNGLDIAVRLLEPIKEQFPTLSYADFYQLAGVVAVEITGGPEVPFHPGREDKPQPPPEGRLPDATKGSDHLRVVFGQQMGLSDQDIVALSGGHTLGRCHKERSGFEGPWTANPLIFDNSYFKELLSGEKEGLLQLPSDKALLADPVFRPLVEKYAADEDAFFADYAEAHLKLSELGFAEA, from the exons ATGACGAAGCAGTACCCATCCGTGAGCGCTGAGTACCAGAAGACCGTCGAGAAGGCGAGGAGGAAGCTCAGGGGACTCATTGCTGAGAAGCACTGCGCTCCTCTCATGCTCCGCATCGC GTGGCACTCAGCTGGTACCTTTGACCAGAAGACAAAGACCGGAGGTCCATTCGGAACCATGAAACAGGCGGCTGAGCTCAGCCACGGAGCCAACAATGGCCTCGACATCGCCGTCAGGCTCTTGGAGCCCATCAAGGAGCAATTCCCCACTCTCTCTTACGCCGATTTCTACCAG ctggCTGGGGTTGTTGCTGTTGAAATCACTGGTGGGCCCGAGGTCCCCTTTCACCCAGGACGCGAG GACAAGCCTCAGCCACCTCCCGAGGGTCGTCTTCCCGATGCTACAAAGG GTTCTGACCATTTGAGGGTTGTGTTTGGTCAACAAATGGGCCTTAGTGACCAGGACATTGTTGCTCTTTCTGGTGGACACACTTTG GGAAGGTGCCACAAGGAGCGTTCTGGCTTTGAGGGACCGTGGACTGCTAACCCTCTCATCTTTGACAACTCATACTTTAA GGAGCTCTTGAGTGGTGAGAAGGAAGGTCTTCTGCAGTTGCCTTCTGACAAGGCACTTCTCGCTGACCCAGTCTTCCGCCCCCTTGTTGAAAAATATGCTGCG GATGAAGATGCCTTCTTTGCTGATTATGCCGAAGCTCACTTGAAGCTCTCTGAGCTAGG ATTTGCTGAAGCTTAA